One region of Triticum aestivum cultivar Chinese Spring chromosome 6B, IWGSC CS RefSeq v2.1, whole genome shotgun sequence genomic DNA includes:
- the LOC123136371 gene encoding uncharacterized protein, protein MLELIAERVLSSDLLHYVWFRAVCKKWRAATPCPLGRGVVDPRFHPRQWMMFPEGNGLHPGHTALGGYIRFLNIDTGIFVRVQVPCFEDHSVLDYPDGLLLLQRKKDAAICLLHPFTGDVAEFPPLASLCLYMSKFGSFLHGPYDLRLRMVHAAVYVNVVGSVTIMLALSHAERMAYASTGDKHWTHTSWTMSGMRTALPFRGSLYMVRSSKNKPSHIVRVDPPDSSSSSSWPSTPPQMIVTCSAMTKPYLVECNSELLLVGYTQRKSRLLVIRLSDLLLGVAAMPLTSIGDHTLFIGTWSMSVNSRNLPSVQGNSITFLSPPNNGQLRQYDLGRGTWSPLCDGNFLSASGLIPRPYSLVHHIVSCCQPLYWISGHIWTRHHHSDPCCQRLLE, encoded by the coding sequence ATGCTGGAGCTGATCGCTGAACGGGTACTCTCTAGCGACCTGCTGCACTACGTCTGGTTCCGCGCGGTGTGCAAGAAGTGGCGTGCCGCTACTCCTTGCCCGCTCGGCCGTGGCGTGGTAGACCCGCGCTTTCATCCACGGCAATGGATGATGTTTCCAGAGGGCAATGGGCTTCACCCCGGCCACACTGCATTGGGCGGCTACATCCGCTTCCTCAACATCGACACCGGCATCTTCGTCCGTGTGCAAGTGCCATGCTTCGAGGACCACTCCGTGCTCGACTACCCTGACGGCCTCCTTCTCCTGCAGCGCAAGAAGGACGCTGCTATCTGCCTCCTCCACCCCTTCACCGGTGATGTTGCCGAGTTTCCTCCTCTTGCCTCCCTCTGCTTGTACATGAGCAAGTTCGGGAGCTTTCTGCATGGCCCTTATGATCTTCGACTACGGATGGTCCATGCGGCTGTCTACGTCAATGTGGTTGGCAGTGTTACCATCATGCTCGCGCTCAGCCACGCCGAGCGCATGGCATACGCATCCACCGGTGACAAGCACTGGACTCACACAAGCTGGACGATGAGTGGCATGAGGACAGCATTGCCATTCCGTGGCAGCCTCTACATGGTGAGGAGCTCGAAAAACAAACCCTCACACATCGTGCGTGTCGACCCACCAGATAGCTCCAGTTCCTCATCGTGGCCGTCTACACCGCCACAAATGATCGTGACATGTTCAGCTATGACTAAGCCTTACCTGGTGGAGTGCAATTCTGAACTTCTTCTGGTTGGCTACACCCAGAGAAAGTCCCGGCTTTTGGTTATCCGTCTCTCTGACCTCCTGCTTGGAGTTGCTGCCATGCCATTGACAAGCATTGGTGACCACACCCTCTTCATTGGCACTTGGAGCATGTCCGTCAACTCCAGGAACCTACCATCCGTTCAGGGGAACTCCATCACCTTCCTCAGCCCACCTAACAATGGCCAACTGCGGCAATATGATCTGGGCAGAGGTACCTGGTCGCCGCTGTGTGATGGAAACTTCCTCAGCGCCAGCGGCCTCATACCAAGGCCATACAGTCTTGTCCACCACATTGTCAGTTGTTGCCAGCCTCTTTACTGGATCAGTGGACACATCTGGACCCGCCACCATCATTCTGATCCTTGTTGCCAGCGTCTTCTGGAGTGA